From the genome of Papaver somniferum cultivar HN1 chromosome 2, ASM357369v1, whole genome shotgun sequence, one region includes:
- the LOC113347516 gene encoding uncharacterized methyltransferase At1g78140, chloroplastic-like: MAMVLSYASTALHHRHPHLDLLGLSSRRICSLKLLKLTPIVRVRTPIRALSTTIVETEPENASTEKVENSEKNILACPICYNQLKVESTTSSSFQCATCKKAYFNNGTYLDLTVSIGAKQYTEAKPVSTEVFRTPLVSFLYERGWRQNFVWGGFPGPDREFEMAKKYLKPTLGGNIIDASCGSGLFSRRFAMSGLFSLVVALDFSENMLRQCSDFIKQEKSFPTENLTLVRADISRLPFVSSSVDAVHAGAALHCWPSPSAAVAEISRVLRPGGVLVATTFILDGFFPAIPFLRILRQNIGQVSVSSNIFLSERELEDLCKACGLVDFTCVRNGSFIMLSATKPR; encoded by the exons ATGGCAATGGTTCTGAGTTACGCATCAACAGCTCTTCATCACCGTCATCCTCATCTAGATTTGCTTGGCTTGAGTAGCCGAAGAATATGCTCATTAAAACTGTTAAAGTTGACACCAATAGTCAGAGTTCGGACACCAATTCGAGCTTTATCAACAACTATCGTTGAAACTGAACCT GAAAATGCCTCAACTGAAAAGGTGGAAAACAGTGAGAAAAATATATTAGCTTGTCCTATATGCTATAATCAATTGAAAGT AGAATCTACAACTAGCTCTAGTTTTCAATGCGCAACTTGCAAGAAAGCGTACTTCAACAATGGAACGTATCTTGACTTGACCGTATCTATTGGCGCCAAGCAGTACACTGAAGCTAAGCCAGTTTCAACAGAAGTATTCAG AACTCCTTTGGTATCATTTCTCTATGAGAGGGGATGGCGGCAAAATTTTGTATGGGGTGGTTTCCCAGGTCCTGACAGAGAG TTTGAAATGGctaaaaaatacttaaaacccACATTAGGTGGAAACATCATCGATGCCAGTTGTGGAAGTGGATTGTTTTCAAGGCGTTTTGCTATGAGCGGATTGTTTTCTCTTGTTGTTGCTCTGGATTTTTCAGAGAACATGCTCCGGCAGTGTTCCGATTTTATTAAGCAGGAGAAAAGCTTCCCAACTGA gAACTTAACCTTGGTCAGAGCGGACATATCTAGACTCCCATTTGTGTCAAGTTCAGTTGATGCTGTGCATGCTGGTGCTGCGTTGCACTGTTGGCCTTCACCCTCTGCGGCT GTAGCAGAAATAAGTCGAGTGCTAAGACCTGGAGGCGTGCTTGTTGCTACCACCTTCATTTTAGATGGATTTTTTCCTGCTATTCCATTCTTGAGGATACTGCGTCAG AATATAGGGCAAGTCTCAGTAAGCAGCAACATCTTTTTATCGGAGAGGGAGCTAGAAGATCTCTGCAAAGCATGTGGACTTGTGGATTTTACGTGTGTGAGAAACGGGTCGTTTATCATGCTTTCAGCAACCAAACCGAGGTAA